In a genomic window of Quercus lobata isolate SW786 chromosome 4, ValleyOak3.0 Primary Assembly, whole genome shotgun sequence:
- the LOC115987450 gene encoding uncharacterized protein LOC115987450 — protein sequence MGQVLGRLQGKQWRQKQVRKISDKVFDRIKSQSGTVSLTFEDLYIAILLVYNDINKNLPGPHFDPPSKERVKEMITDCDLNLDGEIDHEEFVKFIQQLTAETLIAVSQGLIVSLVVAPTVAMATKRATEGVPGVGKVVQRLPNSVYASLVTIAVVFIQQSIQESD from the exons ATGGGACAAGTCCTAGGCCGATTACAAG GTAAACAGTGGAGGCAAAAGCAAGTTAGGAAAATATCAGACAAAGTGTTTGATCGTATTAAAAGTCAGTCTGGAACTGTTAGTTTGACATTTGAAGATTTGTACATAGCTATTCTTCTTGTTTACAA TGATATCAATAAGAACTTACCTGGGCCGCATTTTGATCCACCCTCCAAAGAACGAGTCAAGGAGATGATTACG GACTGCGATTTGAACCTTGATGGGGAAATTGATCATGAAGAATTTGTGAAGTTTATCCAGCAGCTTACAGCTGAGACTCTAATTGCTGTTAGTCAGGGGCTGATTGTCAGTCTGGTTGTGGCACCAACAGTTGCAATGGCGACAAAGAGGGCTACTGAGGGTGTCCCAGGAGTTGGGAAGGTGGTGCAAAGGCTACCCAATTCTGTTTATGCATCCCTTGTGACTATTGCAGTTGTTTTCATTCAACAGTCAATTCAGGAGTCCGACTAG